One window from the genome of Sardina pilchardus chromosome 12, fSarPil1.1, whole genome shotgun sequence encodes:
- the six4b gene encoding homeobox protein SIX4b — protein MCCPKPGGVTYRDTLKMSSSSSEVICADEIKRESTRALENRGSVKLSVLDPAELSMENATSAAAGDAVRAELLECTPSSLAFSPEQVACVCEALLQGGNVDRLARFLWSLPQSDLLRGNESILKAQAIVAFHQARYQELYCILENHNFSPSNHSSLQDMWYKARYTEAEKARGRPLGAVDKYRLRRKYPLPRTIWDGEETVYCFKERSRNALKDMYKRNRYPSPAEKRNLAKITGLSLTQVSNWFKNRRQRDRNPSEAQSKSESDGNHSTEDESSKGQEDLSPRPLSSSSTGSAALGNGPPVIFSDVGTTVIQQIGDVKMAANAVGAMGFGNDLSGANSHFLNGGGGGYVHSHGNNMLLNGLGTGGHFLTFDSQRASLARLAQERLQGGGGSYAPFALGLSDATGGAGKLEGMQALVAHSEDGGASSVVTFTHSSSSSSSSTSSTSGLAQLGSYSVVHVPGTEAAMGLPPLLLPPSSTATSHGSAPLGSVVSDGSQQASPPVLYTLTQAVKQEPLEVGAGNPGGYSYQTDMSLDQTAHLGYTASLFLSSNMAAATVSSAPSSSSPSSSIALNHATTSVTTSVLSGAEGLVGQSHSGRMDMGGVVVPSDYRDHGGALSLSESLEVATGPGAGAGAVRAVCGELELEGKELAKLQTVQMDEDGNDL, from the exons ATGTGCTGCCCAAAACCTGGAGGAGTGACTTACCGGGACACGTTAAAAATGTCTTCTTCCTCAAGCGAGGTCATTTGCGCCGATGAAATCAAGAGGGAAAGCACAAGGGCACTGGAGAATCGGGGGAGTGTCAAGCTGTCAGTGCTGGACCCTGCGGAGTTGTCTATGGAGAATGCAACTTCGGCCGCTGCTGGCGATGCGGTCCGAGCCGAACTTTTGGAGTGCACCCCTTCGTCCCTGGCCTTCTCCCCCGAACAGGTAGCGTGCGTCTGCGAGGCTCTGCTGCAGGGAGGCAATGTGGACCGCCTTGCCCGGTTCCTGTGGTCACTGCCGCAGAGTGACCTGCTGCGCGGCAACGAAAGCATCCTGAAAGCCCAGGCGATTGTGGCTTTCCACCAGGCTCGCTACCAGGAGCTGTACTGTATTCTTGAGAACCACAACTTCAGTCCGTCCAACCACTCCTCGCTCCAGGACATGTGGTACAAGGCGCGGTACACCGAAGCGGAGAAGGCGCGGGGTAGACCGCTGGGTGCCGTGGATAAGTACCGATTGCGCAGGAAATATCCTCTCCCAAGGACTATCTGGGACGGGGAAGAGACGGTATACTGCTTCAAAGAGAGGTCCAGGAATGCGCTCAAGGATATGTATAAGCGGAACCGGTACCCGTCTCCCGCCGAGAAGAGAAACCTCGCCAAAATCACTGGGCTTTCTTTGACACAAGTGAGCAACTGGTTCAAAAAcagaaggcagagagacaggaatCCATCTGAAGCGCAGTCGAAAAG CGAGTCTGATGGTAATCACAGCACAGAGGACGAGTCCAGCAAAGGTCAGGAGGATCTGTCCCCTCGCCCGCTGTCCAGCAGCTCCACCGGGTCAGCTGCCCTGGGCAACGGCCCGCCCGTGATCTTCTCGGACGTCGGCACCACTGTCATCCAGCAAATCGGCGATGTCAAGATGGCTGCCAACGCAGTGGGGGCGATGGGCTTCGGGAACGACCTGTCAGGCGCCAACTCGCACTTCCTCaacggtggcggtggtggatACGTCCACTCGCATGGCAACAACATGCTGCTCAACGGTCTGGGCACAGGCGGGCACTTCTTGACCTTTGACTCCCAGAGGGCAAGCCTGGCGCGCCTGGCGCAGGAAAGGCTGCAGGGTGGCGGAGGCTCGTACGCCCCGTTCGCCCTGGGATTGTCGGACGCGACGGGAGGAGCGGGGAAGCTGGAAGGCATGCAAGCTCTGGTCGCCCACTCAGAGGACGGGGGCGCATCGTCGGTGGTCACCTTCACGCAttcgtcgtcgtcctcctcgtcctcgacCTCCTCTACCTCTGGACTCGCACAGCTGGGCAGCTACAGTGTGGTTCACGTCCCCGGCACGGAGGCCGCCATGGGCCTACCGCCACTGCTgctcccaccctcctccacagCGACCTCTCATG GCTCGGCCCCACTAGGTAGTGTGGTCAGCGATGGCTCCCAGCAGGCCAGTCCCCCCGTGCTGTACACCCTCACCCAGGCCGTCAAGCAGGAGCCCCTGGAGGTCGGCGCGGGGAACCCCGGCGGCTACTCCTACCAGACGGACATGTCTCTGGACCAAACGGCCCACCTGGGCTACAccgcctctctcttcctctcctcgaaCATGGCCGCCGCCACCGTATCGTCcgccccttcctcttcctcgcctTCGTCCTCCATCGCCCTCAACCACGCCACCACCTCCGTCACCACCTCCGTCCTGTCGGGCGCCGAGGGCCTCGTTGGGCAGTCCCACTCCGGCCGCATGGACATGGGTGGCGTGGTGGTGCCCTCGGACTACAGGGACCACGGCGGCGCGCTGTCCCTCTCCGAGTCCCTGGAGGTGGCCACAGGGCCCGGGGCCGGGGCCGGCGCCGTGAGGGCCGTCTGCggagagctggagctggagggtAAAGAGCTGGCCAAGTTACAAACTGTTCAGATGGACGAGGATGGCaatgacctctga